In Helicoverpa zea isolate HzStark_Cry1AcR chromosome 3, ilHelZeax1.1, whole genome shotgun sequence, the following proteins share a genomic window:
- the LOC124645749 gene encoding cuticle protein 8-like, which translates to MTSSTALIYLLPQLAVLSGLVISASCMLLHQPRIPFAGVQPSYYDSNPNYNFAYEVNDAHTGDIKSQHESRRGDTVLGQYSLLQPDGIRRTVDYRADDHTGFQATVNNDGRAAGHAQAVSNDIGRYPNLAVQTYNTYPAPTAHPSPAPIPVAYSRSSFSQTISHGSAALAHNPWP; encoded by the coding sequence ATGACGTCATCAACCGCTCTAATATACCTTCTCCCGCAGCTCGCAGTCCTCTCCGGGTTGGTGATATCCGCATCCTGCATGCTGCTGCATCAGCCCCGTATACCATTCGCTGGAGTCCAACCTTCATACTACGACTCGAACCCGAACTACAACTTTGCTTACGAAGTCAACGATGCTCACACTGGTGACATTAAAAGCCAACATGAAAGCAGACGAGGCGACACTGTTCTAGGACAGTACTCCTTGCTCCAACCCGATGGCATCCGAAGAACGGTAGACTACAGAGCTGATGACCATACCGGCTTCCAAGCCACTGTGAACAATGATGGTAGAGCGGCCGGCCATGCTCAAGCAGTAAGCAATGATATCGGAAGATATCCCAATCTTGCAGTCCAGACGTACAATACCTACCCTGCCCCAACTGCCCACCCTTCCCCAGCACCCATTCCGGTAGCCTACTCCAGGTCTTCGTTCTCACAAACCATTTCTCATGGATCTGCTGCCTTAGCCCATAACCCCTGGCCGTAA
- the LOC124646079 gene encoding larval/pupal rigid cuticle protein 66-like has translation MFVKFVVSFALVAVVCASNDLSSFSYSVADPYTGDFKHQIENRIDNNVQGQYSLLESDGTRRTVDYAAGAQGFNAVVRKDPALIAAAPAISYAAPAISYAAPAISYAAPAIATKAFAAPISYAAAPLSFAKFGAINYATPFPYARYY, from the exons atgtttgtgaaG TTCGTCGTATCCTTCGCCTTGGTAGCCGTGGTGTGCGCCAGCAACGACCTGTCCAGCTTCTCGTACAGCGTGGCGGACCCCTACACCGGCGACTTCAAGCACCAGATCGAGAACCGCATCGACAACAACGTGCAGGGCCAGTACTCGCTGCTGGAGTCGGACGGCACGCGCCGCACCGTGGACTACGCCGCCGGAGCCCAAGGCTTCAACGCCGTCGTGCGCAAGGACCCCGCGCTCATCGCCGCCGCCCCTGCCATCTCCTACGCGGCTCCTGCCATCTCCTACGCGGCCCCTGCAATCTCCTATGCGGCCCCTGCCATCGCTACTAAAGCTTTCGCCGCCCCTATCTCCTACGCCGCTGCTCCTCTGAGCTTCGCCAAGTTTGGAGCCATCAACTACGCTACTCCCTTCCCCTACGCCCGATACTATTGA
- the LOC124645888 gene encoding larval/pupal rigid cuticle protein 66-like → MAAKFVIVALLVAAAQGSAIHGGDYTSFSYGVSDPHTGDVKSQHETRVGDSVVGQYSLLDSDGTKRTVDYAADAHSGFNAVVRKDPALIAHAAPVVAHAAPLAYAAPIAHAAPVAHGYSHGVATYGAVAAAPLAYSAGVYGAHAAPLAYGAGLYGAHAAPLAHGAIAFGAHGAHGLYGAHLY, encoded by the exons atggCAGCTAAG TTCGTGATCGTAGCTCTTCTGGTGGCGGCTGCTCAGGGCAGCGCGATCCACGGCGGCGACTACACCAGCTTCTCGTACGGCGTGTCCGACCCGCACACCGGCGACGTGAAGAGCCAGCACGAGACCCGCGTCGGAGACAGCGTGGTCGGCCAGTACTCGCTGCTCGACTCCGACGGCACAAAGCGCACCGTCGACTACGCCGCTGACGCGCACTCCGGCTTCAACGCCGTCGTCCGCAAAGACCCCGCTCTGATCGCTCACGCCGCTCCCGTGGTGGCGCACGCCGCTCCCCTCGCCTACGCCGCCCCCATCGCTCACGCCGCTCCCGTCGCTCACGGCTACTCCCACGGCGTGGCCACCTACGGCGCGGTCGCCGCCGCTCCCCTCGCCTACAGCGCCGGAGTGTACGGCGCGCACGCCGCTCCCCTCGCCTACGGCGCCGGACTCTACGGTGCTCACGCCGCTCCCCTCGCTCACGGTGCCATCGCTTTCGGCGCTCACGGCGCTCACGGTCTCTACGGCGCCCACCTCTACTag
- the LOC124645885 gene encoding larval/pupal rigid cuticle protein 66-like: MASKFVIVALLVAAAQGSAIHGGDYTSFSYGVSDPHTGDVKSQHETRVGDSVVGQYSLLDSDGTKRTVDYAADAHSGFNAVVRKDPALLAHAAPVLAHAAPVVAHAAPLAYAAPIAHAAPVAHGYSHGVATYGAVAAAPLAYSAGVYGAHAAPLAYGAGLYGAHAAPLAHGAIAYGAHGAHGAHGLYGAHLY, translated from the exons ATGGCATCAAAG TTCGTGATCGTAGCTCTTCTGGTGGCGGCTGCTCAGGGCAGCGCGATCCACGGCGGCGACTACACCAGCTTCTCGTACGGCGTGTCCGACCCGCACACCGGCGACGTGAAGAGCCAGCACGAGACCCGCGTCGGAGACAGCGTGGTCGGCCAGTACTCGCTGCTCGACTCCGACGGCACAAAGCGCACCGTCGACTACGCCGCTGACGCGCACTCCGGCTTCAACGCCGTCGTCCGCAAAGACCCCGCTCTGCTCGCTCACGCCGCTCCCGTGCTCGCTCACGCCGCTCCCGTGGTGGCGCACGCCGCTCCCCTCGCCTACGCCGCCCCCATCGCTCACGCCGCTCCCGTCGCTCACGGCTACTCCCACGGCGTGGCCACCTACGGCGCGGTCGCCGCCGCTCCCCTCGCGTACAGCGCCGGAGTGTACGGCGCGCACGCCGCTCCCCTCGCCTACGGCGCCGGACTGTACGGTGCTCACGCCGCTCCCCTCGCTCACGGTGCCATCGCTTACGGCGCTCACGGTGCTCACGGCGCTCATGGTCTCTACGGCGCCCACCTCTACTag